The stretch of DNA GTAGGTACCGAGCCGACTGTCTTTCATAATACTCAGGATTTGCTCGCGGGTCCAGCCGCCCCCGAAACCATCGCACACGTCGGCAAAACCATCTTCGTGAAACGCGCCCGTAACCCAGATAGTGGCAATCATGCTAAAAAGCACGGGCAGGTTGCCGGGCGGAAACAGCACCGTGCCGAGCCAGTATGTGCCAACGCCAATGCCGCCAACAATCCAACCGATAAATGGAAAAAAGATGGTAGCCCGGTTAAGCGCGTCGGGTGAGTGGTCGATGTGTTTAGGCACCGGCAGGCGGGTGTAAAACATCAACGCCGTGAAAAATAAGTTCATAATACGTCCATTGTTGCCATGTCGTTGAGCATCCCAACGGCGGCCTGAATGAGTGGATAGGCCAGCGCACAGCCCGTGCCTTCACCCAGCCGCAGGTCAAGATTCAGCAACGGTTTCGCGCCCAGAAAATCAAGCATGAACCGATGCCCCGCTTCGTCTGATTGGTGGCAGAAAATACAGTTTTTCAAAATAGACGGGTTCAGCGCATGGGCCACCAGCAGGGCCGACGTAGCAATAAACCCATCGACCAGAATCAACATGCCGTTTTCGGCGGCCTGCAACATTCCACCCGCAATAGCCGCAATTTCCAGCCCGCCCACAGCCGTCAGCACGTCGAGTGGCTGCGTAGCATCGGCGTGACGTTCGGCAACGGCTTGTAAAACAGCCAATTTCCGCGCAACACCCGCGTCGTCGAGACCCGTGCCGCGCCCAACGCACTGCGGCAATGGAAAGCCCGTGAAGCGGTGCATCAGCAACGCAGCCGCCGAGGTGTTGCCAATACCCATTTCGCCGAAGCCAACTATGTTGCAGTCCCGGTGCCGCACCCCATCGACCAGCGTTCGGCCCGCGTCCATTGCAGCCGCGCATTCGTCGGGCGTCATGGCCGGTTCGTAGCGCATGTTGCGTGTTCCGGGCCTGATTTTGTACTTTACCAACGTTGGCCCGGCCTGGTCAAAGCTGCCGTTTACGCCCACGTCGCACACCAGCAGACTCAGGCCATTTTGTTTGCAAAAGACGTTGATAGCAGCCCCGCCCGCCATAAAATTATGCACCATGCCGAAGGTTACGTCGGCGGGATAGGCACTTACGCCCTCAGCCGTCAGCCCGTGGTCGGCGGCAAAAACAAGCACGTGCGGATTTTCGAGACGGGGCGTTTCGGTTTGTTGGAGAAGGGCAATTTGCAGGGCCAGGTCTTCTAAGCGGCCCAGCGCACCGAGAGGTTTGGTTTTGTTGTCGATTAGTTGGCGGATGCGTTCTTCGAGCATGTAGTGTTTGGTTTTGCCACAGTTGTTGTAACACAGAGATACACGGAGGTTGCACAGAGATGCACAGAGCAGCTTCTTTCATTAATTTTCTCTGTGTGTCTTTGTGCAACCTCCGTGCACCTCTGTGTTACAACGACTGTGGCTTAAAAAACCCAAAGGTCTGAAATCAGTTAATACGAGCAGACTCAACGCTACACAAAATGGATAAATTATTGTCGATTGACTGGGATACTATGTTTACACCCAGTCTGTCGGTGGCCGAAATGATTATTCGCGGCACCATAACGTACTGGTTCTGTTTCCTATACATACGGTTCTTCCGACGCAGTTCGGGCCAACTGAACATCAGTGATATTCTGCTGATTACGCTTATTTCCGATGCTGCCCAAAATTCAATGGCTGGTCAATATGAATCCGTGACCGAAGGGTTCGTGCTGGTCGGAACGCTGGTTTTGTGGGATTACGTCATCAACTGGCTCGGCTACCGCTCTGTGCTGTTCGACCGGCTTAGTTCGCCCGAACCGGCGTTGCTCATTAAAGACGGCGTGATGCAGCGACAGACCATGAAAAAGGAACTGATTACCGAAGATGAACTATTGGGCCTGTTGCGCGGTCAAGGCGTTGAAAAGCCCGAAGAAGTGAAACTATGCTACTTAGAAGGCAGCGGTAACGTGAGTGTTATTCAAAAAAATTAAGCTGGTCGATTCTGTTTCTGCCTATTTTGGCGGCAACTTTCCTCATAGTACATGACCCATTGCCTATCTTTCCTCCTACTGTTGCTGACGAGTGCTACGCTGGCTCAAACAACAGAACCGATTCAGTATGCTATTACGCAACCCGCCAATAGCAGCGTCACGCTCGAAGGCACGCTTAGTTTGCCCGCCAATGCTAAAGGTCGCGTGCCGGTGGTGCTGCTCATTGCCGGGTCTGGCCCTACCGACCGCGACTGCAACAGCGGCTACGGCCTGAAAACCGATGCCTTCAACATGCTGGCCGATAGCCTGAACCGGCTGGGCATTGCCGTAGCCCGCTACGACAAACGCTATTCTGGCACCAACCTGATGAAAGCGGCAAGGCAATTGCCCGAACAGGATTTCCGGTTCGATTACTTCGTTAGTGACGCCATTGGCTTCATCCGGCAACTACAGGCCGACAAACGCTTTTCCAAAGTCGTTGTGGCCGGGCATTCGGAAGGCTCTTTAGTGGGTATGCTGGCAGCGAGGCAAACAAATGTCAGCGGTTTTATTTCGATAGCCGGGGCGGGTCAGAACATCGCCGACGTGCTGAAAACACAGATGCAAACCCTTCCCGATACCCTGCGTCGAGTGGCCTACCGAAGTCTCGATTCGCTCCGGGCGGGTCAGTTGGTCAAGTCGCCAAACCCGCTGTTGTTGTCTTTGTTACGCCCTTCGCTCCAGCCGGGTATGATTTCCTGGATGAAGTATGACCCGGCTCAGGAAATCAAACAGTTTAAAGGCTCCGTGTTAATTATCAACGGCAAACGAGACTTCCAGGTAGCTGTCAGCGAAGCCGAACGCCTGAAAGCTGCCCGACCTGATGCGCAGTTGCTTTTGTTCGACCGAATGACGCACGTACTGAAAGATGCCGCCACCGACAGCATGACCGATAAGCAGAAAACCTACTCCGACCCTACCCTGCCCCTTACACCCGGTTTGGCAACAGCTATCGCGCAGTTTGTGATGCCGTAAATAAAACGCCCACTGACAGTGGCACATCAACGTAGCGATTAATGCTTCCATAACGGTCGTAGGCCGGACAGGCAGCGTAGGCAATGCCAGCCGCTGCCATTAGCCCAAACCGTTTCCCAAGTTTGTAGGCACCCACAACCTCACCGCCAACCCGGTACGTAAACAAAGGACGGGGCCGGAACAGAGCCGCACCCGGCATGACATAGGCCCGCACGCTGCTCAGCCAGCGCGACGATTTTGTTAGCTGATACTGCACCCCGCCCTTCGCTAAAACCTGACTGCCCCATCCGGTGTAGCCCATCTCGGCCCCAGCCAGCCAGCCCAGGCCGTTCGGGGCCGAATGGCTTTTCTCTACCTGCAATGCCCAGCCGTTCCAGCCCAGATCGTTGACGTTGTTATAGCGGAGTGAACCGAGCCGCTGTATCCGAATCTGCAACGCCGACGGCTGCGCCTGAACAGCCGCAGCATACAAACCAGCAAGCAAAAGACCGTAGCGAATCAGTTTCATAAGCCAAGCGTTTTCATAAAACCGATAAACTGACGGGCCGTTTCCAACTGCTGCTCCCGGCGGCTGACGGTGGCCGTTCCATCGCCTTTTTGCTCGCCGTAGTTGCCAAAATAAGCATGATTACCACCGGCAATCGTAGTCGTAATGGTCTGTTTGGGCAGCCGGTCTTTTGCCTCAGCTAAAGCTACTGCATTAAGCACCTCGTCGTTTGTGCCGTATACCGACAAAACGCCCCCCGACCATCCCGACAGATTATCGGCTCCAGCCGGGTAAGCGGCCAGCAGCACCAGCCCCCGCACCGATTCGGGGTTGCGCCGAACCCACGTACAGGCCATAGCCCCACCCAACGAATGCCCGCCAATAACCCAGGTACGAATTTCCGGGTGTTCGTCCATAATTGACCGGGCCGCTTCGGGCTGAAGTACGGCTAAGTTAGCCGGTACTTTTGCAATGAAAACCCGGTAGCCGGGAGGTGCATCGGCCAATAGCTCCATCAGACCAACATAAGCATGTGGATCAACCAGCGCACCAGGATAGAAAATAAACCCGGTTGTCGAAGCCACACCGCGTGTAGTTGTTACCGTAATGGCTGTACGATTTTCGCTGACGGTGGTCCCCGCAGCTACCGATTCCGGTTCGGGCAGGTACGTACAGGCTCCGGCACTTAGCCCGACTAACAGCAGCAACGCGTAAAAACGCATAAACCAACGAGTTTATCGATGTACTTGTTAATACGCCCGTGCGAACACGACGCGGCCTTTGGAGGGCTTGCCCGAATACACGCAAACGCCTTCTTCCGGCTCCTGATCGAACGGAATGCAACGGATGGTAGCTTTGGTGGCCTCTTTAATGGCTTCTTCGGTTTCCGACGTACCATCCCAGTGCGCCAGCAGGAAGCCGCCTTTTTCAAGCTGGTCCTCAAACTCGGCCATCGTATCGACCCGGAAGGTGTTGGCCTCGCGGAAGGCTTTGGCTTTATTGTAAATCGTCTGTTGAATATCGTCAAGCAGCACTTGAATGCGTTCTACCAGCCCGTCGAAGGGTACGGTTTCTTTCGTTTTCAGGTCGCGCCGGGCCAACTCGATGGTGCCATTTTCCAGATCACGCCCACCCATTGCCAGCCGCACCGGAACGCCCCGGAGTTCGTATTCGGCGAATTTCCAGCCAGGCTTGTTAGCGTCCGAATCGTCGTATTTAACCGAGATACCCGCCTTTTTTAATTCCTGAACTAATGGTTTCAGTTTGGCGGCCAATAGGTCTAA from Spirosoma montaniterrae encodes:
- the cobT gene encoding nicotinate-nucleotide--dimethylbenzimidazole phosphoribosyltransferase, translating into MLEERIRQLIDNKTKPLGALGRLEDLALQIALLQQTETPRLENPHVLVFAADHGLTAEGVSAYPADVTFGMVHNFMAGGAAINVFCKQNGLSLLVCDVGVNGSFDQAGPTLVKYKIRPGTRNMRYEPAMTPDECAAAMDAGRTLVDGVRHRDCNIVGFGEMGIGNTSAAALLMHRFTGFPLPQCVGRGTGLDDAGVARKLAVLQAVAERHADATQPLDVLTAVGGLEIAAIAGGMLQAAENGMLILVDGFIATSALLVAHALNPSILKNCIFCHQSDEAGHRFMLDFLGAKPLLNLDLRLGEGTGCALAYPLIQAAVGMLNDMATMDVL
- a CDS encoding DUF421 domain-containing protein, which produces MDKLLSIDWDTMFTPSLSVAEMIIRGTITYWFCFLYIRFFRRSSGQLNISDILLITLISDAAQNSMAGQYESVTEGFVLVGTLVLWDYVINWLGYRSVLFDRLSSPEPALLIKDGVMQRQTMKKELITEDELLGLLRGQGVEKPEEVKLCYLEGSGNVSVIQKN
- a CDS encoding alpha/beta hydrolase family protein, translating into MTHCLSFLLLLLTSATLAQTTEPIQYAITQPANSSVTLEGTLSLPANAKGRVPVVLLIAGSGPTDRDCNSGYGLKTDAFNMLADSLNRLGIAVARYDKRYSGTNLMKAARQLPEQDFRFDYFVSDAIGFIRQLQADKRFSKVVVAGHSEGSLVGMLAARQTNVSGFISIAGAGQNIADVLKTQMQTLPDTLRRVAYRSLDSLRAGQLVKSPNPLLLSLLRPSLQPGMISWMKYDPAQEIKQFKGSVLIINGKRDFQVAVSEAERLKAARPDAQLLLFDRMTHVLKDAATDSMTDKQKTYSDPTLPLTPGLATAIAQFVMP
- a CDS encoding alpha/beta fold hydrolase, with product MRFYALLLLVGLSAGACTYLPEPESVAAGTTVSENRTAITVTTTRGVASTTGFIFYPGALVDPHAYVGLMELLADAPPGYRVFIAKVPANLAVLQPEAARSIMDEHPEIRTWVIGGHSLGGAMACTWVRRNPESVRGLVLLAAYPAGADNLSGWSGGVLSVYGTNDEVLNAVALAEAKDRLPKQTITTTIAGGNHAYFGNYGEQKGDGTATVSRREQQLETARQFIGFMKTLGL